Genomic segment of Thunnus thynnus chromosome 21, fThuThy2.1, whole genome shotgun sequence:
ACAGACTTCCTGAGACGAtcagctgaaagaaaacaacacaaacagagttTATATAACTGTAGATATATAGTCATATAACTATAACATGTGATGTATGATCTGAAGCTTACCTGACTTCAGCAGCAGATCTCTGACTTGTTCCTGTCCTCCGTCTTCGTTGTTGAATACGTGATACCTCTCTGAAAACCTCCGGACCAGGTCTGGAAGAGGACCTTCACTATCTTCATAAATAAATTCCTCCAGTGTGACGTTCTTCAAAGCATCTCCGCCCGTGAAGAGCAGGTAACAGGTTTCAAAGTGCCGATCCCCGACAACCCTAATAGCCGCCTCCACAGCCCTCTGGTCATCTTTAGTAAAGCGGCCGACTCTGAGCAGCACCAGGAACAGTTTAGGTCTGGAGGACGGCAGGACATCCCGACAGAAGGCCTTAATCTTCTCTTCAGCACCAGCACATAATATTCCCGGAGTGTCGATCACTGAGATTTCTTTCCAAAGCAGACTTCCAGTCTGCTCGCAGATCTGTGTCGTCACCGGTTTGAGGGAAGGCTTCGACTCAAACGCTTCTCGTCCTAAGATGCTGTTTCCTGTCGAACTTTTCCCGACTCCTGAGTTTCCCAGCAGGGTGATGGAGACTCCTGAATCATGTTTGAACATCAGAGAACAGCTGAATGGTGAATAAAGTCGTGACATTCTGTGAATCATTCTGTGATCTATGAATATAatgaacacagacagagagacagacagacagttgtGATGTACCTGGCAGGTTGAATCCTGGAAGTTCCTTGCAGCCTCTCAGCTCCTCTGATTTCTGCAGCAGCTCTTTGACTTGTTGCCGGTCGTCGGTTTCATTGTTGAACAGATGAAATCTTTCTCCAAACCTGTGAACCCACTCTTTCAGTGCACTTGTTTTAAATTGAAAGATATATTCCTCCAGAGATGTGTTTAAAGTGTCTCCACCTGTGAAGAGCAGGAAACTGTTTTTTAACCCCTGATCACCCAAGACTCTGACAGCTGCCTCCAAagccctctcctcctcctcagtgaACCGGCTGACTCTGAGCACCACCAGGAACAGATGAGGTCTGCCTGACTGCAGGACGTCCTGACACTTGGTCCTGATCTCCACATCTGAGTCTAGTATTCCCGGAGTGTCGATGACTGTGATCTTTTTCCCAAGCACCCTTCCTGTCTGCTCACAGATCTGTTCCGTTACCGGATTAAAGGACAACTCTGACACAAACGCTGTTCGTCCTAAAATGCT
This window contains:
- the LOC137173051 gene encoding GTPase IMAP family member 8-like isoform X1; amino-acid sequence: MARGFLSRSWLLAYPEMDPDPDPDLTIVLLGDSGVGKSASGNSILGRTAFVSELSFNPVTEQICEQTGRVLGKKITVIDTPGILDSDVEIRTKCQDVLQSGRPHLFLVVLRVSRFTEEEERALEAAVRVLGDQGLKNSFLLFTGGDTLNTSLEEYIFQFKTSALKEWVHRFGERFHLFNNETDDRQQVKELLQKSEELRGCKELPGFNLPGVSITLLGNSGVGKSSTGNSILGREAFESKPSLKPVTTQICEQTGSLLWKEISVIDTPGILCAGAEEKIKAFCRDVLPSSRPKLFLVLLRVGRFTKDDQRAVEAAIRVVGDRHFETCYLLFTGGDALKNVTLEEFIYEDSEGPLPDLVRRFSERYHVFNNEDGGQEQVRDLLLKSADRLRKSVQLLNRRIVLIGPSGAGKSSSGNTILGSDQFTSDCSFELDSEETVCKSEAVEGHWVTVVETPVLKVRDPDLLFEEIRRMMMEKYFVVIVVRIGRMSREDSVLIRILSERIIRWFSDNKMVLFTHGDELRGRSINQLIQSSSIVSRLVSSCRGQYCVFNNMETGNRLQVRKFMNIIDEMVVPNRRMPGIIDRQHFLLHRLAFSHTRSYLHRAIRHLNEAYEGLERRL
- the LOC137173051 gene encoding GTPase IMAP family member 8-like isoform X2 translates to MDPDPDPDLTIVLLGDSGVGKSASGNSILGRTAFVSELSFNPVTEQICEQTGRVLGKKITVIDTPGILDSDVEIRTKCQDVLQSGRPHLFLVVLRVSRFTEEEERALEAAVRVLGDQGLKNSFLLFTGGDTLNTSLEEYIFQFKTSALKEWVHRFGERFHLFNNETDDRQQVKELLQKSEELRGCKELPGFNLPGVSITLLGNSGVGKSSTGNSILGREAFESKPSLKPVTTQICEQTGSLLWKEISVIDTPGILCAGAEEKIKAFCRDVLPSSRPKLFLVLLRVGRFTKDDQRAVEAAIRVVGDRHFETCYLLFTGGDALKNVTLEEFIYEDSEGPLPDLVRRFSERYHVFNNEDGGQEQVRDLLLKSADRLRKSVQLLNRRIVLIGPSGAGKSSSGNTILGSDQFTSDCSFELDSEETVCKSEAVEGHWVTVVETPVLKVRDPDLLFEEIRRMMMEKYFVVIVVRIGRMSREDSVLIRILSERIIRWFSDNKMVLFTHGDELRGRSINQLIQSSSIVSRLVSSCRGQYCVFNNMETGNRLQVRKFMNIIDEMVVPNRRMPGIIDRQHFLLHRLAFSHTRSYLHRAIRHLNEAYEGLERRL